One Dermacentor andersoni chromosome 6, qqDerAnde1_hic_scaffold, whole genome shotgun sequence genomic window carries:
- the LOC126521736 gene encoding transmembrane protein 267 — protein MVTFYLLGAALTIAVSTAGDCITDLSRLPWLRALADNATHGLIALLCWIMVSGRPLQKASMQDSLLCGFFGCAIDVDHFLAARSLNIENATGLKTRPFLHCSSVVLASLSVIALLGKLLGLAQVYKVALIALAAVASHHLRDSIRRGLWLWPFGSTSPLKLYIYYLGLACTVLIAMAAMKHIPQQRSTADVPLVRIV, from the exons ATGGTGACTTTCTACTTGCTGGGAGCTGCACTGACAATTGCCGTCTCGACCGCAGGAGATTGCATCACGGATCTGAGTAGGCTTCCTTGGCTTCGCGCGCTAGCTGACAATGCGACGCACGGTTTGATCGCATTGCTATGCTGGATTATGGTTTCGGGTCGGCCGCTGCAAAAGGCAAGCATGCAAGACAGCCTGCTCTGCGGCTTTTTTGGCTGCGCCATCGATGTTGATCACTTTCTGGCTGCAAGATCTCTGAATATAGAG AATGCCACAGGCCTGAAGACAAGACCGTTTCTACACTGCAGCTCAGTTGTGCTTGCAAGCTTGTCAGTTATTGCACTTTTGGGAAAGCTATTGGGACTGGCACAGGTCTACAAAGTAGCGCTGATCGCTTTAGCGGCAGTGGCATCTCATCACTTGAGAGACTCTATACGGAGGGGCTTGTGGCTGTGGCCCTTTGGCAGTACGAGCCCCCTGAAGTTGTACATCTACTACCTTGGACTTGCATGCACGGTGTTAATTGCGATGGCAGCCATGAAGCACATCCCTCAACAGAGAAGCACTGCTGACGTACCTCTAGTGAGAATCGTGTAA